DNA from Onychomys torridus unplaced genomic scaffold, mOncTor1.1, whole genome shotgun sequence:
CATTAGTGTGTGCCTCCTCTAAGCCTGGATCAGCAAGGCCAAGGCTGTTATGCTGGACATACTTATCTTTTATCTTCCCTGGGATTTGGGGGTGGTAATGTGGGGACAGAAGGagacaagcaggaggcagatggACTAATGTGTCCCCAGCTTAGGCCAGGCATCACTGCACTTCAACTTCAGGAGGTTCCTTTAGGTGCAGTGGCTGTCAACACTAGTCACCTGAATAGAAAAGTGCTTCTGGCCAAGACATTATGTCGTCAGGCTGTCCTGCAGACTCCTCTGACCACCTCTCCCTGACAGTGTTCCCTTAGGGTCCTAAATCAGCAGTTGAGGATGGCAGATAGATCTCTGGTGTAGTCAAACTCTAGAGGTGTGGGACCAGGGCAAAGATTGGCTCCTTCGTACAAGCTCTGCATGTTCTGGGATGGCAGTGGGATGACTTGGTGAGTCTGTTAAGAATGTAGTGTCTCTCCATGACTTTTCAATATCAGCCATGGGCCTGGAGTGCCCAGGCAGGAGAATCTGGACTGTCCACAGCACCTGAGTGCTTGTGTTATTTTCTCCTGGCTTCTGAAAGCACAGGCAGACTTCAGGGTTCTGGGTCCATGCATCCTGTGCTGCTGTGAATTGGCCCAAAGAAGCCATCTCTGTGTTCCCTGAAGCATGTGTAGGGAGACGGGAGAAACCCCTGTCTGCTTACATATCCACATCTGTATAGTGTGAAGGGAAAGCTGAGATACACAGTACATCTTCACCTGGCCTAAAATATTTGGGTTGAAACTGGGTTGCAGACATGAGCTTTCTGTTTGGGCCTCAGGGTGGTCTGTCCATCTTCTATGCCTTGTCACTAGGCAAGTTCACTGTCTTCATCTACCCACAGAGGCTGCTATGGAGCCATCATCCCACCCAACCCTCTTCACCAAGAAAGAGGTgaggaaggagatgcagagactGGACATGGAGATGCACCTGATGACAAAGGAGAGAAATGAGCTGCGTGATCAACTATTCCTCATCAGGAAAGGACCTGTGAACAATAGGTATCTCTTGTTTCAAACTTCCTGGTGTCAATCTTGCATCTGCAAAGTCACCTTCATCTTCATCTTAACTTCTTGGATTCTAGGAGCCTGAAAcctcagggtttccctgtgcccaacttcattttcttaaatgcCTCTCAAAGGAGAGGCAGACCCTGAAACCTGGGCGGGAGTGAGATGGGGATTCTAACCTGCTTTCTCCAATGAAAACCCAAGCCTGTGGTCTGACTCAGACAACTCCGGGATTGATGCAGATTTGTTTgagttcccagaatgcatttgAAAAGACCATGACATGGCTTGTGTGAGATACTAGCTGCTAGTGAGTTTGTGTGAGTCTTTGAGCTTGCCTGGTAGGTAATTGTGTGCTGGAAGATCCTGGTAGCAGCTTGTCAGACCCAATCCGACTTGATTTATTTCAATGAGTGACTGAAAGTCCTGGGTCTCATCACTGTTTTTCTATTTGTTCTGAGTTATACTCTTAGACAATATTGACCCATGCATTTCTTCAATATCCCATGTGTGTTTACTCtcttcaactctctctctctctctctctctctctctctctctctctctctctctctcctctctctctctctctcctgttgcaTGGCTACAagtgtgccagtgtgtgtgtctgtgtgtcagtctgtgtgtctgtgggctTACATGCATTTGCAGGTTTGTGTGTCCCTCCAGACTCTGGGAGCTAGGTGTCTATGGTGGGCCTGATGATTTGCTTGTCTCACATTTTCCAGGTGATGCCAGTGCTGACATGAGATCTGTGAGCCTCATTTTAAGCTGCTCTTGTCCTATGTGCTCACCTTGATGCCAAATGGGAATCCCTTTGGGAGACTTTATATCTGTCCTGATGTTGGGTCTCATCTCCAGAATTATGTGCTCTGTCCTTCTGTGCAGTAGTAGTGACCCAGGATCAAGAATCCTTGATCTGAAACAAGAGAAACACCATTGCAGGTTTCTTGTAGGCCAAGACCTGTAGCACAACTCCTGGGATCAGAGAGCTAGGTGCCTCTCTAGGCCTATGGAGTGGGCTCATGCATCAAGGACACTCTTCATCTGAACACCCCGCTTCTGCTGACCTGGGGCCAGGTTTACAAGTGAATTGAGCACCAGGAAGTTTCAGTACATAATAGCCAGCCTGAGATGTCCACTGTGTTATGGTAGATCAGGACAATAGCTTGTGTTCACATGACCCTTGAGGCCTATATTCATAAAGTTCTTTGTTCATGGTGCCATGCCCTCCCACAGGACAAATACTTGGTATGAAGATCTGAAGATGGAGCATGAGGAGGTCATGACTGACCTAAAGAGATTGCAGAATGAGAACACCAAGGCTTCACAGAAGGTGGATGAGCTTGCCAATTTGACAGGCTTCTATCGGTAAGTGCTGGTTGGCATGGTCCCCAATAGTTGAGTggccatctctgcctttctttgtcTCTAGACTGGAGAGTCCACAgctctggttctctcctttttgCACCTTAGCAAGCATCTCTTTGACTTGTGTCTCTTGCACTTAGTTTTGCTAAGTATGAAAGAGACTATTCACTTCTCCCACCAGTGTCTTGGAGCCTCAGGAGCCTCTAGGTAAAAGAGAAAATTGAGCTGTGGTAGTGCCattccagtactctggaggcaaaggtaggcaggtctctgtgatctcaggaccagtctggtctacagagagttccagggcagatagGACTGTTCAgtagagaaacactgtttcaaaaaccaaacaaacaaaaagaaagagaggaaggaagaaaggaaaaggaaagcaaaaagaaagaaaagaaaagcaatttgcACCATGAGGGGAAGGTCAGTCAGCTCTGGGCATCTGGGAGCTCAGGCCAAGGCTTTACGGGTCTGGTTTCTGTGGAAACTGTAGATATAATAAACTCCCCTTGGGTCTCCTGTCCTTTCTAAGAGAGTATTTGTCCACTACTTGCTGATGTTAGGACAGTTGAGGGACTCCTCTTTCCTTTGAAAGGACATGGGTTCCTATTGGTTTGGGGTTTTCTGaagtatttcaatttttttaaaattagctgcTCTCTTATTTGCACTTCTGAGTGTAGCTGTTATGGCTGTTTTGGGCTCTTGGCTATATCTTCCTGAGAACATGGGGCCTTTTGTTGTGATAGttcctggaggcagaggtggcagaAGGAGACGGGCAGGCCTTACTATACAGAGTGTCTTTCCAGTGGTCTGCACACCCAGGTCCTAATGGAACATACTCAGCTGAAGGAGAAGGTAGACATGCTGAGGCTGGAGAACAAAAATAAGAGAGAAGATTGGGTCCTGCTGAAGCACCACTTGGAGGCATTGGAATTGATCTGTGAGGACCAAGAGGAAGAGACCAGTGACATCCAAACCCAGCAACAACATGTAGGACAGGTAGGTGAGTCAGCCTGAGGTCTGGCACCATTTGCTCATTGGATTCTCTGTCTGCCCATCCACCTACCTGTGCTTTCACCCATCACGTTACTCGTTCATGCTCCCATCCAGCCACCCACCTCATGCCATCTGAGGTGTTCACTTCACTGTCCATGCACAAGTACTTCTGGGAAGTTAGCCTCTTCTGAGAAACTGAATTATTGGCAAGCCATGCCTTCTGCTCTACTTGAAACTGCAGTCCAATGAGGGAAATGGGTCAATAACATATCACACCTACATATCATTATGATAGGTAGGATCCATTGCACAGAGCTTTGAATGAGTGAATTGTAGGTCCTGAGGCTCATGTGATTGGCAGGGATCCTGTGAGATCACACAGGGGAATCAGTTTACAAGGAAGAGTATCCCATGTAAATGCCAAACGAGTCCTACTCCTAGTCATAGATTTGGGTGGCATGTGGCCTTCTTTCTTCATGAATCCCAATGTGTTCTCTTCCCTTTGACTGACTATTGGTTCACACTGACATCAGCCTAAGTAGCAGCTCATGAGCCCTGTTTTCTGTGAATGCTCCTTGAGAGGTCTACCTTTCTGGAGAATACAATCTGGATTTGATTGGCTGAACAGATGGGGCTCTTGATAAGCTGAGTTCCAGGGTGGGTGCTTTACTGCTTCTGAAGTAAAATTCTCTAGCCATCTCAATAGAGTCTGGTCAAACAGAGCACACTCCCCACAGCAGTATTAATCCTCATGGAATAATGGCAGAGTTGTGAGTCTCTTGCGAAAGAGCTGCTGTGCTTCATCTACTCATCTGTTCATCTTGCATGATGTTATATTCtgctcacttctttttttctatgagTGTAGTATAAGCTGTTTTGGCTTGCCTCACCTACATGTAGGCTATTTTGATCCTTTGTATGTGCTTCatacactgtgtgcatgcctgtatacAACTTTCCAGTAAGATCACAATGTTCTAATGAACAGGAATTTGAAAGATTGGAGGGAAGCTTGCAGGTcctgcagaagcagaaggagatgATCACCCAGGAAAAGGAATTGGCAGAAAAGCTGCAGCATCACTTTGAGGTCTCTCAAATGAGGTAGGAACCCAGGCTGAGGGGAGCAGGTGGAGCAAAGTGTGTCCCTTGTACCTGGGATCACTGTCATTTATGGGCTCCTGGTCAC
Protein-coding regions in this window:
- the LOC118575157 gene encoding disks large homolog 5-like, whose translation is MEPSSHPTLFTKKEVRKEMQRLDMEMHLMTKERNELRDQLFLIRKGPVNNRTNTWYEDLKMEHEEVMTDLKRLQNENTKASQKVDELANLTGFYRGLHTQVLMEHTQLKEKVDMLRLENKNKREDWVLLKHHLEALELICEDQEEETSDIQTQQQHVGQEFERLEGSLQVLQKQKEMITQEKELAEKLQHHFEVSQMRSEKLIHVLEQATAQDESLLQKELLNQGPLAEPHLQEILNADALSSSYFISYV